ATCTTCATCTACTTTCGCTCCGCTGATTCCTTTATCTTCGTATATGTGAAGCAGTTGTAGTTCATTTTCAATGCAGTACCGTTCAATTTCTTCTACTTGATATGTTAAACTGTACCCTTCACGTACTTGCCCTTCTGTTGAAACTCGTACATAACCAACTACTTTCTCTTCCATATTGAGTCCTCTCCCGTTACAGCAATTAAAGTCCCTGTAACGTTTACCCGTTTTTTGCGGATAACGTGTGCATAACGTCCATCCGTTAAAACGTACTTTACGATGACTTCAAAAAGTAACACAACCCTTTATTTTTCCCTCTACTATCGTCGTATACTGTACATAGCCACTACAGTCTATAAAACAACAATAAAAATTTAACACTTAATGTACTTATAAAATTATAGTGCTCTTTTAAATTTCTACGCTAAAACGCAAAAAAGCACTCGTTGCCTTTAGTCGACAATCAAGTGCTTTAAGTTCATCTATTTTTAAGTAGTATAAATTTGTACATTTTGTAGTAACAGTATGACACCTTTTATATGTCGTGACAACTACTACGTTAAAACTTACGAGCTTGTACGAGTTCTTTAGTTTAATATACATTCCATGTGATTATATTCATCGCCTAGTAAAATGTCATATCGCCTAAGCTCGTACTTCGTTTTCTATTCTCTCATTGCACGCAGTACTCCATGATGGTACAACCATCGTGGAGTACTTACTTTCAAACACCATATATTTTTTCTATCCACATCAAAAACAAATTCGTTTTCATTCTCTTTTCTTGTCTACCTTAAAATAAAAAGCACTTGTTGCCTTTAGTTGACAATCAAGTGCTTTAAGTTCACATGTTTTCTAAGTTTTCAAGTCACTAGTCGCTTTAAGTTTGTACGTACAATTTTGATACTGAGAATATGAAATCTTTTGTATTTCATGACAAATAGTACGTTTAAACTAACGAACTTGTACGAGCTATTTGTATGGTACAGTACCAATAAATTTAATTTCTATATTTTCGGATTCATCTCCACTTTTCGCTTCATTGTATTGAAAATCATAGAGTACAATAACAGAATTAATACTGTATGCTAATTTATCGCCATTTATTAACTCTTTTATTTTTGGGATAATTAGTTCGCTATAAGAAAAATCATTTAAAATATCGTCTACATTATTTTTAGGATTTTCATAAAAACAAATTTCAATGTTATCTTCATCATAATAACCAAATTCAAAGTTTGTTCCAAACTTTGAGTCTATTGAATCTCCATCTTCCGTATATTCTATATCAACATACTCCTCAAGATTTTCAAACGATTTAGAAACTCCAAACCACACTGAAGCCATTCCACTATATTCCATATTATCACTCCTCATTTTTTTAGAGTACCTGGTAATCCTTCTACTCCACCCTTGTATCTATAATGAGACCACATCTGTAACCTTCTTACAAATGTATCATAGTCAAGTGATGTGTCTATTATCTCTAATATTTCATTATGCGCTCGCTTAGAACCCGGCGCACGATGATGTTTCCCTGGTGGATTAATAAACTCAACATCTTTTGTTGGTGTTCTCAATTCTTGGATTTGTTTAGCACTTATCCCCCATCTTTTAAAAGTAGGTGCTCTTGCAATCATTAACCATTCATGTAATTTTCCAGGCGATCTCAATCTTGAAGAAATTACTTTTTTAACTTCAGGATTAGCCCACGCTATCTCTAATTCATCTAAAGTTATATTGTCAAACCACCTAATAAACTCACCATCTCTTACACTAGGAATATCTTTTGGGTTATAAATATTAGTACGTGATGTAATTTTAACAAAATTATTTTGAATAACCTCCGATTTTCTTTGATTTGGAGTTTGTCTTTTTACTGTAGTTTCACCCGTACCCTTACTAGCAAGAGAAGCCTCTACACCCTTAATCTTATCATCTATAATCTTATTACTTTCTGTATGATGCTTATTCACCCAGATTTGGAAATCTGTACCACCTTGTTTAGATATTAGTAAGCCATTTCCGTCAACTTCAAAACTTGCCGATTTGGCTGTCCTATCATCTATGCTTTTGGCTATTTTTTCGCCAAGTTGATACATCTTTCCATTTCCAGATTTCTCCATTTTAAGGCTCGCTAGTTTCAAACGGTCAAGCATAGTAGCTTTATTATCACGCAATGATTGTACCACATTTTTACCCAAATTTGGATTGAAACCAGGGATTCCTTCTTTGAATTTTAATAATTTCGCTAAATCAGCTAATTCATTCGTGCCTTTGAATGCTTTTACTCCTTTTCCTACTGCTCCAACAACTGGAATTGCGTCTAATCCGCCAAAAATGATGTTTGCTGTGCGTTCTTCTTGGCTCAATTTCCGGTGTGTTCCCCAGTCTTCTCCGTCGATACCGCTTTTTATTTGTACAGCGCCGTATACAACTGCGGCAGCGGTTCCGAGTGGCGGGCAAAGGATTGTTGCGATTATAATTCCTCCGCCTATTGCTAGGTCACGTATTGTTTCTAGTTTTTTCTGTTCATCTTCTATCGATTTGTATTCAAATCCTCGTGTGGATGGGACTACTTTCTTGTATTCTTCATAATTTAGTTTTGCATCTGGATTTTGTTTTTTTAGTTCTTTGTATTCCCCTCTCAGTACGTTATCAAATGCAGGTGAATCTTTAAAAATATCTTCTACTGTTATTTTATCTTTTTTTGTTTTTATTGTTTGCGGTACACTTCCGTATCCCGCGTGCGCATCTGGTAATACTGTCGTTGTTGTAGAGCCAATTCGGTTATTTGTTTCGAAACTAAGAATAGATGTATCTCTCATTTTTTGAGCGAATTTATCCATTTCTACTAAAAAAGGTTTATCTATATGTTCAGATACCAATCGCCCTGCTTCTCCGCAATATTTTTGTAATGTCGAATAGCTCTCGAGTAACTCCCCGATTTTTCGCGATTGATCTTTTGGGTTAAAATGTATACTACCATCTGAGTCTAAATCTCGTATTCTTCCATCAATTTTTTTTAATGATTCATTTGCGTCCCGTAATTTTATGAGTGCATCTTTTGTAATTCGATTCATACCATCTCCCATGTCTTGCCATGGTTCAGGTCTATATTTCACATCCATTTTGTTTTCATCCCCCAGCCGTATGGTGATTTCTACAACTTACTTAATCTTTCACGTAATTGTTCGTCCTTTTCAAGCATTTCTACACATACATTTCCTACAACTTTCGCCGATCTAGAATAGTGTTCAGCCAATTCAAGTGTTTTATGTAATATATCAGGATATTTTTCAATTACTCTCATCGCTTCACCTTTTTGATAAAAATCACAGCTTAGTAAACTCTCAATATTCGTTCCAATGACGTCTACATGGATTGTATATATGTTTTCTAACTTCATTACTATATCAAGTAGTTCTTGAAAATTAACTAATACTTCTTCTCCACCACTAGAACCGCCATCTCCCATTGATACTTGCATTATTCAATACCTCCTAACGAGAATTGTCTCGGGTCAATTAATTTTTTATACGGCATTTTTAACACGTCATACAATTTCTTATTCACCGCATAGAGGCTCACCCAGTCATATCGATTACGATCTACATCTATTTGAACGAAATCTTCTCCTTCAGTGAAATATAAGAAACATTCCCATTTTCCTCCTCTATTACTCCGAGGCCTCGTATACGTTTCCATCGCTATAACGTCTTTATTTGATAAACCTTTTTCCTCAAATGTTTGTTGTTCTGCCTCTGTCATTCTCTTTGAGAAAAATGTATCTTCTATTTCTCTCGGTTCTCTCAATAGGAAGGGAATACGTGTTAATAATGAAAAATATACGTCTGGTTTTGGTATGTAGTCGATCTCGTATTTTTTATTTGGCTCTACTTCTGTTAATACAGCCACTCGGTCTTTATCATGTTTCAAAAAACCAATTAATACATTATTAATTCTCGTGTATTCATGACAATTTTCATATTCCTTTAATAGCTCAATAATTTGAAAAGCTGCAGGGGTAATTCCATTTTCGCTTGTAAGTAAGCCTTTTTCTTTTAAACTCGTAGTTGCTTTCGTGACACATTCTTCATCAAGTAAAATAATTACGTCACGGTTTGGCAATCCAAATATATCCGTAACCCCAGCTGCACCTGCGAGAACATATAATTCAGCAGGTACAAAATTCATTTCTTTTCCCATTCTTTTATCCCTCATTTCTCCATCACAACTGTTTTATCGCCCTTACTTCCGGTCTATCTCCGTACGTCTGAATACTTTTATCTAACTCTTTCAAAGCTTTCGTATGTCCTTCAAATGCCTCTACCATTTCTGAGTTATATTGAATGATTAAATCTAGATAACTTAAAAAGGCATCTCTCGTTTTTCCATTCCAGTTCGCACATGTAACGTATGCTTTTAAGTTTTTCGCTTGATTTAAAGAATCCTTCATACCATTTTCAATATTTTGCGCGTAAGAAATGGCACTTGCAGTGTTACTTCCTATAATTTCAACCTC
This Bacillus mycoides DNA region includes the following protein-coding sequences:
- a CDS encoding immunity 22 family protein → MEYSGMASVWFGVSKSFENLEEYVDIEYTEDGDSIDSKFGTNFEFGYYDEDNIEICFYENPKNNVDDILNDFSYSELIIPKIKELINGDKLAYSINSVIVLYDFQYNEAKSGDESENIEIKFIGTVPYK
- a CDS encoding WXG100 family type VII secretion target, which encodes MSGKEVEIIGSNTASAISYAQNIENGMKDSLNQAKNLKAYVTCANWNGKTRDAFLSYLDLIIQYNSEMVEAFEGHTKALKELDKSIQTYGDRPEVRAIKQL
- a CDS encoding DUF5081 family protein, which produces MGKEMNFVPAELYVLAGAAGVTDIFGLPNRDVIILLDEECVTKATTSLKEKGLLTSENGITPAAFQIIELLKEYENCHEYTRINNVLIGFLKHDKDRVAVLTEVEPNKKYEIDYIPKPDVYFSLLTRIPFLLREPREIEDTFFSKRMTEAEQQTFEEKGLSNKDVIAMETYTRPRSNRGGKWECFLYFTEGEDFVQIDVDRNRYDWVSLYAVNKKLYDVLKMPYKKLIDPRQFSLGGIE